From the Dryobates pubescens isolate bDryPub1 chromosome 29, bDryPub1.pri, whole genome shotgun sequence genome, one window contains:
- the NAIF1 gene encoding nuclear apoptosis-inducing factor 1: MAMASPPAPPAKKRKMNFSEREVEIIVEELERGKHLLINHFNAGVPLAAKAAAWHDILRRVNAVATCHRELPEVKKKWSDLKTEVRRKVAQVRAAMEGGSESQNANGNGPENEDPTGAATAPVILTPMQQRICNLLGEATIISLPSGDCSAADGTEIPITASATTVTLTQIPAETTYHSLEDGVVEYCTTEAPTTVTAEAPLEMMAHQHEVSAKPQELKSRIALNSAKLLQEQRVTNLHVKEIAQHLEQQNDLLQMIRRSQEVQACAQERQAQAMEGTQAALSALIQVLRPMIKDFRRFLQSNTPSPSVTADPSQTGQQDSMIQ, encoded by the exons ATGGCCATGGcgtcacccccagcacccccagccaaGAAGCGGAAGATGAATTTCTCGGAGAGGGAGGTGGAGATCATcgtggaggagctggagcgaGGCAAGCACCTCCTCATCAACCATTTCAACGCAGGCGTGCCCCTAGCTGCCAAGGCCGCTGCCTGGCACGACATCCTGCGCCGCGTCAACGCTGTCGCCACCTGCCACCGCGAGCTGCCCGAGGTCAAGAAGAAATGGTCCGACCTCAAGACCGAGGTGCGACGCAAAGTGGCCCAAGTCCGGGCTGCTATGGAAGGGGGAAGTGAGAGCCAAAATGCCAACGGCAATGGACCGGAGAACGAAGACCCAACAGGCGCTGCAACTGCCCCGGTTATCCTCACCCCCATGCAGCAACGCATCTGCAACCTGCTGGGAGAAGCCACCATCATCAGTTTGCCGAGTGGGGACTGCAGCGCAGCTGATGGTACTGAGATACCCATCACTGCGTCAGCCACCACCGTCACCCTGACCCAGA TTCCTGCAGAAACGACCTACCACAGTCTGGAGGATGGAGTGGTGGAGTATTGCACAACAGAAGCCCCTACCACAGTCACTGCCGAAGCACCCTTGGAGATGATGGCACATCAGCATGAAGTGTCTGCAAAACCCCAGGAGCTGAAAAGCCGAATTGCTCTGAACTCAGCcaagctcctgcaggagcagcgaGTGACCAACTTGCACGTGAAGGAGATTGCCCagcacctggagcagcagaaTGACTTGCTTCAGATGATCCGTCGTTCACAGGAGGTTCAGGCATGTGCTCAGGAGAGGCAGGCACAAGCCATGGAAGGAACACAGGCGGCACtgagtgccctcatccaggttctcCGCCCCATGATTAAGGACTTCCGTCGATTTTTGCAGAGCAATACACCCAGTCCGTCGGTCACCGCTGACCCCAGCCAGACAGGGCAGCAGGATAGCATGATCCAGTGA